DNA sequence from the Streptomyces sp. NBC_01497 genome:
CCCATGGTCGGTAACCGCCTGAGTGGGCGCCAATCGGCCTATGCTTCCGGCATTTGGCAGCTCGTACGATCGTCGTAGTGGATGCGTCTGTTCGGGGGATCTGTTCGAGGGGTGACGCCAGTGGACGCGGTGATGGGTGACCAGCGCCTGCCCCGGACGACGCCCGCCACACATCCGGCGGTGAGGGCCCAACGGAACGCGGGCGGACCGGCGAGGCGTGGAAACGGAACGCGGCGATCCGACGGTACGGGGACGACAAACCGCGCGACCCGGCGCCGAGGACGATGAAACGGGCGATCCAGCGCCGGCACGACGAAACGCCGACGGGGCCGGTCGGCCCTACGCGCCCCGCCTCTCGCGGTCCTCCCGGCGGTCGTGCGCCGGGTCGGCCAGCCAGTCCAGCAACTCCGTGGAGAACGCCACCGGGTCCTCCTCGTGCGGGAAGTGCCCAAGGCCCTCGAACAGCCGCCAGCGGTACGCCGCCTCCACGTACTCGACGGACCCCGCCGTGGACCGCGTCCGCATCGCCGGGTCCAGCGCGCCGTGCAACTGGAGCGTCGGCACCCGCACAGGCCGCTTCATACGACGGTAGAACTGGATGCCGTCCGGGCGTGCCAGGGACCGCACCATCCACCGGTACGGCTCGATCGAGCAGTGCGCCGTCGACGGGATCATCATCGCCCGCCGGTACATCCCGATCGCTTTGTCATCGGGCTCGTCCGAACCCGACCACTCCCTGATCAGTTCTCCCACCAGCGCGGCATCGTTCGCCAGCAGCCGGCGCTCCGGGATCCACGGGCGCTGGAAGCCCCACACGTACGACCCGGCACGGGTCTGCGCGAAGTCCGAGAGCATCGCCGAGCGCCAGCGGCGCGGATGCGGCATGGAACTCACGACCAGCCGCCGTACGAGCTTCGGGCGCATCACCGCCGCAGTCCACGCGAGGTAACCGCCCAGGTCGTGCCCGACGAGTGCCGCGTCCGGCTCGCCGAGGGAGCGCACGACGCCGGTGATGTCGAGCGCGAGGTTCGCGGGGTCGTAGCCGCGCGGCGTGCGGTCGCTGCCGCCCACGCCCCGCAGGTCCATGGCCACGGCCCGGTACCCGGCCTCCGCGAGCGTCACCAGTTGATGGCGCCAGGTCCACCAGAACTGAGGGAAGCCGTGCAGGAGCAGCACGAGCGGCCCCTCGCCCATCTCGGCGATGTGGAAGCGCGCACCGTTGGCCGCCACATCGCGATGGGTCCAGGGGCCGTCGATGCGCACACCTGAGTCAGAGGCCGTCATGCAGACGAGCGTGCCACAGACGAGGAGTCCGTCGTGCCGGTCCCGAGCTCTCGCGGGTGCGGCTTGGCGTTCTGGAGCACCGCCGCCGTCTGCTTCGCCGACGCGATGCTCTTCTCGGGCGGCTTGACCTTCTTCAGCTTCAGCATCGCGAACCCGCCCAGAATGGCGGCGAGCACCACGAAGGCGCCGCCGACGATCAGGAACGACCAGGCGAGGCCGAGGCCGAGATTGTGGATGCCGTACGCGGCCGCGAAGCTGAAGACGGGCAGCGAGAACAGCAGGAAGACGCCCGCCACGCCGCCTGCGGCGCCGCCCGTCGCCCCCCGCTTGACGTCCTGCCGCAGCTCCGCCTTCGCGAGAGCGATCTCATCGTGCATCAGCTCCGACATCTCGGCCGTGGCGGCGGCGACCAGCTGACCGAGACTGCGGTCGGCTGGGACGGTCTCGACGACGGTGCCCGTCTTTACCGCGTCAGCAACCTGCTTGTCGGGGTCGCTCATCGGTGACTCCCTCTCCTCGGCCGTAACCGTTTTCTTGTGTCGTGCTTCTTCGTGTACCGGCGTCCGGCACCGGTGTCCGGGTATCCATGTGTCCGTTGTCAGATCATGCCGGACCGCCGCCGTCCTCGCGCGCTGCCCCCACGCGTCGTGGCCCGGAACTACGGTGTTACCCATCGGTACCCCCGCTTGCCCGCGTTCTACCCGCCCGATGTCGGCAACCCACCGGAGAGGCGGTACCCGGCCCGGGAACGGCGCCACGCGTCCGGAAAGCGGAACGACGCGCCCTGTATACGGAGCCGAGACGGGCCCGGGTGTCCGGGTACGGAGCCGAGACGGGCCCCGGTGTCCGGGCCACGATCGGATCAGGCACCCCTCGTCACGGGACCCGGACCGTGAACCTGGATCCGGATCAGGACCCGGCACTTGAACCCGGATCCGGAACTTGAACCCGGACCCGGATCGCGCGTGCCCATGCCGGAGACCTGTGCGGGCGGCCCGCGCGGCGGCGAGGACCGGTTCCGGTAGGACGAAAGCCGGGCCCGACACGGCGAGGACCGGTTCCGATACGACGAAGGGGGTGTGGGGTACGCGTACAGGCCGCGTACCCCCCACCCCCATCCGAGCCCGAGCCCAGGGGACCGATCAGGTCACTCGTCGCTGGAGGCCGTCGGCAGCTGGCTCTGGATGAGGTCCATGACGGACGCGTCGGTGAGCGTGGTCACGTCACCCAGCTGGCGGTTCTCCGCCACGTCCCGCAGCAGCCGCCGCATGATCTTGCCGGAGCGGGTCTTCGGCAGCTCCGCCACGGGCAGGATGCGCTTCGGCTTGGCGATCGGGCCGAGCGTGGCGCCGACGTGGTTGCGGAGTTCGGCCACCAGCCCGTCGTCCACCGAGGCGGTGCCGCGCAGGATGACGAACGCGACGATCGCCTGGCCCGTCGTCTCGTCGGCCGCACCGACGACCGCCGCCTCGGCGACCTTCGGATGCGAGACGAGCGCCGACTCGACCTCCGTGGTGGAGATGTTGTGGCCCGAGATCAGCATGACGTCGTCGACCCGGCCCAGCAGCCAGATGTCACCGTCGTCGTCCCTCTTCGCGCCGTCACCCGCGAAGTACTTGCCCTCGAAGCGGGACCAGTACGTGTCGATGTAGCGCTGGTCGTCGCCCCAGACGGTGCGGAGCATCGACGGCCACGGCTCGGTCAGCACCAGGTAGCCGCCGCCTCCGTTGGGCACCTCGTGACCCTCGTCGTCCACCACGGTGGCCGAGATACCCGGCAGCGCGCGCTGTGCGGAGCCCGGCTTGGTCTCGGTGACACCCGGAAGCGGGGAGATCATGACGGCACCCGTCTCGGTCTGCCACCACGTGTCGACGATCGGGGTCTTGCCGCCGCCGATGTTCTCCCGGTACCAGATCCACGCCTCGGGGTTGATCGGCTCGCCGACCGACCCGAGTACGCGCAGGCTGGACAGGTCGAAGCGGGCCGGAATGTCGTCGCCCCACTTCATGAACGTGCGGATCGCCGTCGGCGCCGCGTACAGCAGCGTGACGCGGTACTTCTGGATGACCTCCCAGAACCGGCCCTGGTGCGGGGTGTCGGGGGTGCCCTCGTACATGACCTGCGAAACGCCGTTCGACAGCGGTCCGTAGACGATGTACGAGTGTCCGGTGACCCAGCCGATGTCGGCGGTGCACCAGTAGACGTCGCTCTCCGGCTTCAGGTCGAAGACCGCCTGATGCGTGTAGGACGTCTGGGTGAGGTAACCGCCCGACGTGTGCAGGATGCCCTTCGGCTTACCCGTCGTACCGGACGTGTACAGGATGAACAGCGGGTGCTCGGCGTCGAACGCCTCGGGCGTGTGCTCCGGCGACTGGCGGTCCACGATGTCGTGCCACCACACGTCGCGGCTCGCGTCGAACTTCGTCTCCTGGCCCGTCCGGCGGACGACGAGGACGTGCTCGACCTGCGGGCACTTCGCGACGGCGTCGTCGATCGCGGGCTTGAGCGCGGTCGGCTTGCCGCGCCGGTGGCCGCCGTCCGCCGTGATGACGAGCTTGGCGTCGGCGTCCTGGATGCGGGAGGCCACGGCGTCCGCCGAGAAACCTCCGAAGACGACGGAGTGCGGCGCGCCGATCCGCGCGCAGGCCAGCATCGCGACGACGGCCTCGGGGATCATCGGCAGGTAGATGGCGACCCGGTCGCCCTTCGCCACGCCGAGCTCCAGGAGCGCGTTGGCCGCCTTGGAGACCTCGTCCTTCAACTGCGCGTACGTCAGGGTCCGGCTGTCGCCCGGCTCGCCCTCGAAGTGGATGGCGACGCGGTCGCCGTTGCCGGCCTCGACGTGGCGGTCCACGCAGTTGTACGCGACGTTCAGCTTGCCGTCCGCGAACCACTTCGCGAAGGGCGGGTTGGACCAGTCCAGTGTCTGCGTCGGCTCGGTGGCCCAGGTGAGCCGCCTCGCCTGCTCGGCCCAGAAGCCGAGCCGGTCCGCCGAGGCCTGTTCGTACGCCTCCGCCGTCACGTTGGCGTGCGCGGCCAGATCGGCAGGCGGTGCGAACCGACGCTCTTCCTTGAGCAGATTGGCCAGGCTCTCTTTGCTCACGACATCTCCCATTCCCAGGGCGTCCCTACGTTTCTCCCGCTAGCTCATCAGCCGGACGCCCACGTGACAAGAGCCGACGGGGAATTGGTTTAGACCTCTGTGGATGTGCGTCAGCCTACGCCCTCGGTACGTGTGCCCGGAGCGCGACGGAGCCCCTCCTCGTGCACGCGAGGAGGGGCCCACACCGTCTCACGGATGGTTGCGCCGGGAACCTCAGGCGCGCGACCTGGTGGATTCGGCGGCGGTCACGCGGTGGAAGACGGCGACGGGGGCCGCCACCTGACCGGCTGTTCGCCGGGTCTGTGCCGTATCGACCCGGTCCCGGCCCTGGCCTCGCTCCAGGTCCAGGTTCTGGTCTCGGAATTGGTCCCGGTCCCCGGCCCGGTCTTGGTCTCGTTCCTTGCCGTCCTGGTCCTGGTCCCGGGCAGGGCCCGCTTCACGATCCCGGGTCAGGTCATGCGGATCTGCCTGCGGGCCGCTCCCCCCGGCCGGCGCCGGCCCGTCCTCGCTGAGCAGGTACGCCTGGGCCTCGCCGACATGGAAGTACATGCCGTGCAGCGTCAGCACCCCGTCCGCGAGGCGACGGGCCACCGATGTGTGCGCCCGCAGGTTGTCCAGTTGCTGGACGACATTGGTGAGGCACAACTGCTCCGCCGTGTCGGCCGTCGGGCGGGCGGAGAGCCGCGCCGCCGGGCCGAGCCCGTCGCGCATCCGCCGCAGGCTGGGCAGCCCGTGCCGCAGCCAGCGCCGCAGCGGGGTCGACGGCCCGGCCGCATCGCCCGCACCTGGAGCCCCGGCCGCACCGGAGCCCGAAGTGTCGGCATCCCTCGCCGTAGTGGCGGCGGCGACGGCGGTGGCACGGTTTGTGGCTGTGGGTGCGGCGGTGACCGTGGCTGCGGCTGTGGAGTTGGTGTCGTCGTCGAGCAGTGCCTGCATCGCCCCGCAGCCCGAGTGCCCGCAGACCGTGATGGACTCCACGCGCAGGACGTCGACCGCGTACTCGATCGCGGCCGCCACCGAATCGTCGCCGCCCTCCGCGCCCGGCAGCGGTACGAGGTTGCCGACGTTGCGCACGGTGAAGAGGTCACCAGGGCCGCTCGCCGTGATCATGCTCGTCACCAACCGCGAGTCGGAGCAGGTCAGGAACAGCTGGGAGGGCCGCTGCCCCTCGCGCGCGAGCCGGGCCAGTTCGTCCCGCACCAGGGGTGCGGTGTTGCGCTGGAAGGCGCTGAGTCCGCTGGCCAGGCGGCTGGCACCGGAGGTGCGGGAGTCCCGGGTCCCTGCCGCTTCCGGCATGTCCCCCCGGCTCCGCTCGCGTTCCGGCCCGGAGCCGCACGGCTTGTCGTGGCCGTGCTCGCGGTCCGGCTCTGGCCCCTGCGCAGGGCCCAGATCAGGGCCCTGATCTCGGGTGAGCGCACGCCGGTGCCCGGGTTTCGGTCCCTCGTCCCGACGGCCGGGATTCCACTGCACGCCGTCCGGCAGCCGGCCGGTCAGCCGTCCTTTGCCCAACGGGTCGTGCCCCACCCCCTCTTGCTCCACCCGCTCTTGCTCCAGCCGCTCGTCATCCTGCTGCCCGTCTTCCGGTTGCCCGTCATCCGGTTGCCCCGTGGGCTGCCGGCCGATCCGCTGCGTGAGCCGACGCCTGAGGCGGCTTCCCGGCCCCGGAGCTCCCGGCACGGGCGGCTCGTCGCAGTGGTGGTTGCGCCACGGCGTCCAAGGGCGGCAGCAACTGCTCTCCTCACGCACGGGATCGGCGAAGCGGCCGCCCGCCCTGCCCGTGAACTCCACGGCTCCGCCGTGGGCCACGTGCGCCGCCCGCCACTCGTGCAGCACCTCGTACGCGGCGTGGTCCATGAAGGACCCGTCGAGTTCCACGACGCACTGTGCGTGTTGCGGCACCTGGTGCAGGACGCGGGTGAGCCGTGGCACCGCGAGGAAGGTCAACTGCCCGCGTACACAGACGTGGTACGTGGCCGCGAGCGTCTTGATCGTGATGCGCGTACGGGTCAGCCCGCGCAGAGCGACCGCCACTGCGACGGCCCCGCCGACGGCCACGCCCTGCAGAACGCCGAAGAGGATGACCGACGCCACCGTCGCCACGTAGACCGGGAACTCCCGGTGCCGGTGCACGTTGCGGATGTGCGCGTACGACACCATCTGCACGCCGACCATCATGACCAGCGCGGCGAGCGCGGCCAGCGGGATCCGTTCGAGGGCGGAGACGAGGAGCCCGGCGGCGAGCAGCACCCAGACGCCGTGCAGGATCGTGGACGCGCGGCCTGTCGCCCCGGCCCGCACGTTCGCCGAGCCGCGCACCGCGCCGCCGGAGACCGCGAGTCCCCCGAGAAGGCCGGACAAGGCGTTGGCTGCGCCCTGGGCGCGCAGTTCCCTGTCGAGGTCGGGACGGGGCCTCCGAGGCACGGGACGGGCTCCGGGACGACTCCCGGCGGCCGTGGCGCGGGCGGCGGCCAACTTGTCCACGGCGACTGCGGACAGCAGTGATTCGAGGCTCGCCACGAGGGTCATCGTGAGGACGGCCGTCAGCAGCGGGAGCACAGGGCCGCTCGGCAGGCCCGGCAGCACGTGCGCGCTCCAGGACGGCAGGTCGACGCGGGCGATGCGGGGCGCGGCGAAGGCTGCGACGCCTGTCGCGGCCCCGACGGAGACCAGAGCGGCCGGCACCTTCCCGATCGTTCCTCTCGCCCGGCCGGGAAGCCGGGGCCAGAGGATCAGGATGGTCAGGGTGAGCGCGCCGATCAGTGGTGACGCGGGCCCCACGTGGGCCAGTTGGTGCGGCAGCGCGGAGATGTTCGCCACGGCGGAGCTCTCCGGCGAGCCACCCAGCACGACATGCAGTTGGGCGAGCGCGATCGCGACGCCGATGCCCGCGAGGGTGCCGTGCACGATGGCCGGGCTGACGGCGAGTGCGGACCGAGCGGCCTTGAACGTGCCGAGCAGGATCTGCGTGAGTCCCGCACCGATGGTGATGACACAGGTGGTCCGCCACCCGAACTGCTGGATCATCCCGGCGGTGACGACGGTCAGGCCGGCGGAGGGGCCGCTGACGAGGAGGGGCGATCCGCCGAGCGCGCCGGCGACGATTCCGCCGATGCCGGCGGACAGGAGCGCGGCGCCCAGTGGGGCGCCCATCGCCACGGCGAGGCCGAGCGACATGGGAATGGCGATCAGGAAGACGGTGATGGACGCCGACAGATCGGCGCCGGCGATACGGAATCGGCGGGGGCGGCGTCCGCCGGGCCCGTCGCCCGGGTCCCGCACGGGAACAGGCGGGCCGTGCGGGCGCTGGTGGCGAGGGGCGGACGTGGTGCTCGCGGCGTCGGTACGGGCGGGGCCCGAGGCGGGGCCGGGTACGCGTGAAGACATGTGTTTCCCGTCTCCTCTGGGGTGGCGCGGTCGCGGAATGTGGTCCGGCGGCCGTGAGTCACGACGTGCAGTGGCGGGATCGATCCGTGATTCAAGGCTTGGTAAACGAATCGTAACTATCAGTAAAGTCTGTGTCATGCGTCGAAGGGCGAATGGCGGAACTATTCACCCGCAATGATGAATAGTAATTTTTTATATTCGATCACGGGGATTTCCTTCGATGGTGTCGGCGAAAAGAAAGGGGGAGAGGGGTGACGGAAAGGGGCGAGGTGGACGCGGTGAAAGGGGCGTGTTCCGAAGCGGTGGAAACGTGCGGGGCCGGGGCGATCGGAATGCCGCCGGGCGCTGCGGGGTGCTACCGGACGCCATCGGATGTCGTGGGACGGCATCCGGACGCAATGGAGCGGCATAGGACGCTACGAACAACACGAGAATGCGGCGAAATGCGGCCGGTGAATCGGCGGGACGTGGATGGGGTGGGGGTACGACGAGGGGGGTGCTGAGATCGACGAGGGCGTGCGGGAAGCGGCGGGGGCGTGCGGGACCCGACGCGGGCATGACGGAGCCCCGACGCGGGCGTCGGGGCTGCTGAGGTCCGGTTCCGGCCTGGGGGCGCCGGCATCGTGGGTGCGGGGTGCGGGGTGCGGGGTGCGGGGTGCTGCGTGCTCGGCGCTCGGCGCTCCGGCCGGGGTTCGGAAGGCCGAGGGTGAGGCCGGGGGGTGCGGGGACCTGTAGTCCGGGGTTCGGGAGCCGGCGCGCCTGGGGGGAGGGGCCGGTCATGTGACCGGCCGGTCAGCCGGGTTGCGGCACGGCGGCCGTCTCGCTCAGGACGAACGCCGGATCGACCTGCGAGGCGAGGTCGGCACCGGTCTTCGCGTTACCCCAGCTCTCCGCGTTCTTCAGGTGGAAGTGCACCATCTGCCGGGTGTACCGGGGCCAATCGCGGTGCTCGTACGACCGCAGGGCGGCTGCCTTCACGGTGTCCAGCGCGGCCCGGTTCGCCGGCTCCAACTGCCCGAACGGGGCGGGCCTGCCCTTTTCCATGGCGCGTACCCAGTTCGAGTGGGTGAGGGTGACGAGCAGGTCGTCGCCGACCTCTTCGCGCAGGAATTCCAGATCGGTCTCGTCCTGCACCTTGTTGCCCACGACCTTCAGCGCCACACCGAAGTCACGTGCGTATTGCTTGTACTGCCGGTAGACGGAGACGCCCTTACGGGTCGGCTCTGCCACCAGGAACGTCATGTCGAAGCGCGTGAACAGGCCGGAGGCGAAGGAGTCGGAGCCGGCGGTCATGTCCACCACGACGTATTCGTCGGGCCCGTCCACCAGGTGGTTCAGGCAGAGTTCGACGGCGCCGACCTTGGAGTGGTAGCAGGCGACGCCGAGATCGGCTTCCGTGAACGGGCCGGTGGCCATCAGCCGGATCTCGCCGTCGTCCAGCGCGACGCGGCGGGCGCAGGCGTCGTAGACCGGGTTGTCCTCCACGACGCGCAGCAGCCGCGAACCCCTGCCGGGGGGCGTCGTCTTGATCATGGCTTCGGCCGAGGCGATACGCGGATTGCTGCCCCGGACGTAGTCCTTGATCAGGGGAAGGTGCGCGCCCATCGCGGGAAGGGCGGCCGCCTCGGCCTCGGTGAGGCCGAGCGCGGCACCCAGGTGCTGGTTGATGTCGGCGTCGATGGCGACGACGGGTGTCCCGTCCGCCGCCAGACTGCGGATGAAGAGCGAGGACAGCGTGGTCTTGCCGCTGCCGCCCTTGCCCACGAAAGCGATCTTCATGTTCACGTAGCGTAGTCGATCCGCTGCGGGGCGTCGCCGGGTTCCGTGAAGAATGCCACTGGACGGTGGGTGATGTGACACGGGCGCGTAGCCTCGCTACCTATGAGTAGGTCCGCCTCTGACGTCCCCGACGCCTCAGCCGACAGGTCGCACACGCCCCCGGGTGCCTCTGGTGCTCCCGACGGGGCCACGGCTGTGGCTGCCGTCCGGCGGGGGGACGATCCGCTCGCCGCCCTCGCCTCGCTCCCCGGCGTGCCCGATGCGGTGGAATCCGTACGCAAGGCCGTCGACCGTGTCTACGGACACCGCGTGATGCGCCGGCGCAGCACGGAAATCACCTCCGAGGCGGCCTTGCGTGCCGCCCGCGGTTCCGCCGCGCTGTCCGGCGCGGACTGGGGGCTCGAAGAGGTCCGGCGGCGTACGGACTTCAGTGCGCAGGCGGAAGCCCGGACCGTGGGCGCCGCGCTGCGCGTCACGGCGGAGGCCGGGCAGTTGCTGTCCGTCTGGCGGCAGTCGCCCACGCGGGTACTCGCTCGGCTGCATCTGGTCGCGGCGGGCGGGGCGAGCGTCGGTGACGAACGGATCGGGCGGCCCCGGCTGGCGGACGAGCCGGCCGTGGAAGCGCCGGGCTGCGAGGCCGTGGGACCGCTGACCGAGGCGCCGCTGCCGGACCCGGCGGAGGTGGCCGGGCGACTCGACGGCCTCACCGAACTCGTCCTCGCACCGAGTGGCGCGCCGGCCCTGGTGACGGCGGCCGTCGTGCACGGCGAACTGCTGGCGCTGCGCCCCTTCGGTTCGTACAACGGGGTGGTGGCCCGTGCCGCCGAGCGGATCGTGCTGATCAACAGCGGGCTCGACCCGAAGTCGATCTGCCCCGCGGAGGTGGGCCACGCCGAACTGGGGCGTGCCGCGTACGCCGCGGCCTTCGCGGGCTACCTCTCCGGCACCCCGGGCGGCATGGCCGCCTGGATCTCCCACTGCGGGCGAGCCGTGGAACTGGGCGTGAGGGAGTCGACGGCGGTCTGCGAGGCGCTCCAGCGGGGCGCGGCCTGAGGCTGCTGGCGGGTTCACGGGTTCACGGGTTCACGGGTTCACGGGTTCACGCGCCGGCGGGCTGGCGGTGCCGGCGGCTCAACGGGCTCAAGCGCCGAGGGGAGAACTGGGGCGTTCTCCGATCCGGCGGGCTGCCGAGTGCGCCCGCCCGGCTGTCGAGTGCGCCCGTGGCTCTCTCCGGCGCGGCGTCGCGACGGTGAAATGAGTGCGGCGGCACCCATGGGGTGCCGCCGCTGGCACGGTCGCCGGGTTACCAGGCGTCCTCGGATATGTGCCCATCAGGTCGGGTGCTTCGCCCGTGACCTGGTGCGGCTGGCCCGTAATCGACGGGTCGACGTCGCGTGGGTGCCCGGTTGCGTGCTCGGTCCGTTCGGCCTGTGCGTGTGTGAGGTGATCCTCTCGGATGTCCTTGGTCTCGCGGGCCGTTGATTCCTTTGTACTCCTGAGGCCACCGGGGCGGAACCCGGAACCAGTTAACTTTACTTTTAGGTTAAAACAGTTCAAACAAGGACAAGTAGGGAACGACGGAGACGCCCGAGTGCCCAGGTGCCCGAGTGCCCAGGTGCCCAGGTGCCCAGGTGCCCGGGCTCCTTGTGTGCCGGTCCCGTCCTGCGGGGCGTGCGGGTTGCGGGTGGCCCGGCGCGCTGTCCGGCCTCCGGCGCCGGCCGGTGGCCGGTGGCCGGAGTGCGGGGGCCGGGCCCGTCAGGCGCGGGCGCGCCTGCGATTCGTCGCGTACCAGACGAGGCCCGCCGTGGCCACGGCCGCGCCGAGCGCGACTGCCGCCACCACACCGGGCGGGGCGGGCAGGGTGAACGCGGGGAGCCGCTGCCGGAGCCGGACCGGCCGGTTGAAGACGAGGACGGGCCACTCGCGGGCGGTGGCCTCGCGGCGCAACGCCCGGTCGGGGTTGACGGCGAAGGGGTGGCCGACCGCCTCCAGCATCGGCACGTCCGTGATGGAGTCGCTGTACGCGTAGCAGCGCGTCAGGTCGTATCCCTCCGATCCGGCGAGCGCCCGGACGGCCTCTGCCTTGGTCGGACCGTAGGCGTAGTACTCCACCTCGCCGGTGAAACAGCCGTCGTCGCCGACCACCATCCGCGTCGCCACGACCCGATCCGCGCCGAGCAACTCGCCGATGGGTTCGACGACTTCGGCCCCGGAGGTGGAGACGATCACCACGTCGCGGCCGGCCGCGTGGTGATCCTCGATGAGTGACGCGGCCTCGTCGTAGATGATGGGATCGATCAGGCCGTGCAGGGCCTCGGCGACGATCTCCTTGACCTGCTGGACGTTCCAGC
Encoded proteins:
- a CDS encoding alpha/beta fold hydrolase, which translates into the protein MTASDSGVRIDGPWTHRDVAANGARFHIAEMGEGPLVLLLHGFPQFWWTWRHQLVTLAEAGYRAVAMDLRGVGGSDRTPRGYDPANLALDITGVVRSLGEPDAALVGHDLGGYLAWTAAVMRPKLVRRLVVSSMPHPRRWRSAMLSDFAQTRAGSYVWGFQRPWIPERRLLANDAALVGELIREWSGSDEPDDKAIGMYRRAMMIPSTAHCSIEPYRWMVRSLARPDGIQFYRRMKRPVRVPTLQLHGALDPAMRTRSTAGSVEYVEAAYRWRLFEGLGHFPHEEDPVAFSTELLDWLADPAHDRREDRERRGA
- a CDS encoding phage holin family protein — translated: MSDPDKQVADAVKTGTVVETVPADRSLGQLVAAATAEMSELMHDEIALAKAELRQDVKRGATGGAAGGVAGVFLLFSLPVFSFAAAYGIHNLGLGLAWSFLIVGGAFVVLAAILGGFAMLKLKKVKPPEKSIASAKQTAAVLQNAKPHPRELGTGTTDSSSVARSSA
- the acs gene encoding acetate--CoA ligase, producing the protein MSKESLANLLKEERRFAPPADLAAHANVTAEAYEQASADRLGFWAEQARRLTWATEPTQTLDWSNPPFAKWFADGKLNVAYNCVDRHVEAGNGDRVAIHFEGEPGDSRTLTYAQLKDEVSKAANALLELGVAKGDRVAIYLPMIPEAVVAMLACARIGAPHSVVFGGFSADAVASRIQDADAKLVITADGGHRRGKPTALKPAIDDAVAKCPQVEHVLVVRRTGQETKFDASRDVWWHDIVDRQSPEHTPEAFDAEHPLFILYTSGTTGKPKGILHTSGGYLTQTSYTHQAVFDLKPESDVYWCTADIGWVTGHSYIVYGPLSNGVSQVMYEGTPDTPHQGRFWEVIQKYRVTLLYAAPTAIRTFMKWGDDIPARFDLSSLRVLGSVGEPINPEAWIWYRENIGGGKTPIVDTWWQTETGAVMISPLPGVTETKPGSAQRALPGISATVVDDEGHEVPNGGGGYLVLTEPWPSMLRTVWGDDQRYIDTYWSRFEGKYFAGDGAKRDDDGDIWLLGRVDDVMLISGHNISTTEVESALVSHPKVAEAAVVGAADETTGQAIVAFVILRGTASVDDGLVAELRNHVGATLGPIAKPKRILPVAELPKTRSGKIMRRLLRDVAENRQLGDVTTLTDASVMDLIQSQLPTASSDE
- a CDS encoding SulP family inorganic anion transporter; its protein translation is MSASITVFLIAIPMSLGLAVAMGAPLGAALLSAGIGGIVAGALGGSPLLVSGPSAGLTVVTAGMIQQFGWRTTCVITIGAGLTQILLGTFKAARSALAVSPAIVHGTLAGIGVAIALAQLHVVLGGSPESSAVANISALPHQLAHVGPASPLIGALTLTILILWPRLPGRARGTIGKVPAALVSVGAATGVAAFAAPRIARVDLPSWSAHVLPGLPSGPVLPLLTAVLTMTLVASLESLLSAVAVDKLAAARATAAGSRPGARPVPRRPRPDLDRELRAQGAANALSGLLGGLAVSGGAVRGSANVRAGATGRASTILHGVWVLLAAGLLVSALERIPLAALAALVMMVGVQMVSYAHIRNVHRHREFPVYVATVASVILFGVLQGVAVGGAVAVAVALRGLTRTRITIKTLAATYHVCVRGQLTFLAVPRLTRVLHQVPQHAQCVVELDGSFMDHAAYEVLHEWRAAHVAHGGAVEFTGRAGGRFADPVREESSCCRPWTPWRNHHCDEPPVPGAPGPGSRLRRRLTQRIGRQPTGQPDDGQPEDGQQDDERLEQERVEQEGVGHDPLGKGRLTGRLPDGVQWNPGRRDEGPKPGHRRALTRDQGPDLGPAQGPEPDREHGHDKPCGSGPERERSRGDMPEAAGTRDSRTSGASRLASGLSAFQRNTAPLVRDELARLAREGQRPSQLFLTCSDSRLVTSMITASGPGDLFTVRNVGNLVPLPGAEGGDDSVAAAIEYAVDVLRVESITVCGHSGCGAMQALLDDDTNSTAAATVTAAPTATNRATAVAAATTARDADTSGSGAAGAPGAGDAAGPSTPLRRWLRHGLPSLRRMRDGLGPAARLSARPTADTAEQLCLTNVVQQLDNLRAHTSVARRLADGVLTLHGMYFHVGEAQAYLLSEDGPAPAGGSGPQADPHDLTRDREAGPARDQDQDGKERDQDRAGDRDQFRDQNLDLERGQGRDRVDTAQTRRTAGQVAAPVAVFHRVTAAESTRSRA
- a CDS encoding ATP-binding protein yields the protein MKIAFVGKGGSGKTTLSSLFIRSLAADGTPVVAIDADINQHLGAALGLTEAEAAALPAMGAHLPLIKDYVRGSNPRIASAEAMIKTTPPGRGSRLLRVVEDNPVYDACARRVALDDGEIRLMATGPFTEADLGVACYHSKVGAVELCLNHLVDGPDEYVVVDMTAGSDSFASGLFTRFDMTFLVAEPTRKGVSVYRQYKQYARDFGVALKVVGNKVQDETDLEFLREEVGDDLLVTLTHSNWVRAMEKGRPAPFGQLEPANRAALDTVKAAALRSYEHRDWPRYTRQMVHFHLKNAESWGNAKTGADLASQVDPAFVLSETAAVPQPG
- a CDS encoding oxidoreductase; translated protein: MAAVRRGDDPLAALASLPGVPDAVESVRKAVDRVYGHRVMRRRSTEITSEAALRAARGSAALSGADWGLEEVRRRTDFSAQAEARTVGAALRVTAEAGQLLSVWRQSPTRVLARLHLVAAGGASVGDERIGRPRLADEPAVEAPGCEAVGPLTEAPLPDPAEVAGRLDGLTELVLAPSGAPALVTAAVVHGELLALRPFGSYNGVVARAAERIVLINSGLDPKSICPAEVGHAELGRAAYAAAFAGYLSGTPGGMAAWISHCGRAVELGVRESTAVCEALQRGAA
- a CDS encoding HAD family hydrolase, which translates into the protein MVGAYARGVENDYLPRTAAFFDLDKTVIAKSSTLTFGRSFYQGGLINRRAVLRTAYAQFVFLAGGADHDQMERMRQYLSSLCKGWNVQQVKEIVAEALHGLIDPIIYDEAASLIEDHHAAGRDVVIVSTSGAEVVEPIGELLGADRVVATRMVVGDDGCFTGEVEYYAYGPTKAEAVRALAGSEGYDLTRCYAYSDSITDVPMLEAVGHPFAVNPDRALRREATAREWPVLVFNRPVRLRQRLPAFTLPAPPGVVAAVALGAAVATAGLVWYATNRRRARA